In one Lycium barbarum isolate Lr01 chromosome 7, ASM1917538v2, whole genome shotgun sequence genomic region, the following are encoded:
- the LOC132604207 gene encoding protein NRT1/ PTR FAMILY 1.2-like isoform X1 — translation MENSSSEKGEMMEEPLLDASETQKGGFRTMPFILGSVALMFAALSALTPNMILYLMNEYHMDMTTGSNILYIWSAVTNIVPVVGAFMADSFVGRFQMIGLGSVVTLVGMFLFWLTSVIPQARPPPCVDSNNICRSAEMFQLFFLCFSLGIIAIGDGAIKSSSLAFGSDQLKREVYQGNACAMESYFSWYYAMCSLSVLVALTCLVYIQVNMGWALGFGALVLLMLFSTLVIYLGTPFYVKLKPKSSLITGLLQVIVTSYRKRGLKLSSLSADILYYQKKGSAIVLPSEKLRFLNKACIVQDSQLDLSPDGEAIDPWRLCTVDQVEELKALIKVVQIWLTGVVMSINISQNSFPVLQATTMDRHIGSSFEIPAGSFGIFGVISAILWILLYDSLILPIASKLTGKPAHFSTKERMGFGLFLSFLSVLVVAAVECVRRSIAIKEGYSDDPQGVIPMSAMWLLPQNSLAGFAGALHAIGQNEFYISEFPRSMSSVASALLGVGTGVGSLLASFLMSTIDDLTKRGGHESWISSNINKGHYDYYYLVLAGFSLVNILCYIVCSRAYGPCKGEEREVMEEEKP, via the exons ATGGAGAATTCATCAAGTGAAAAAGGCGAAATGATGGAAGAGCCTTTGTTAGATGCTTCTGAAACTCAGAAGGGTGGCTTCAGAACCATGCCTTTCATCCTTG gaAGTGTGGCTTTGATGTTTGCGGCGTTGTCTGCTCTAACTCCAAATATGATCCTGTATTTGATGAATGAATATCACATGGATATGACTACTGGATCAAATATTCTCTACATCTGGTCAGCAGTTACCAACATCGTTCCAGTTGTTGGGGCCTTTATGGCGGATTCTTTTGTAGGTCGGTTCCAGATGATAGGGTTGGGATCTGTTGTCACTCTTGTG GGGATGTTTCTGTTTTGGCTGACATCAGTGATTCCGCAAGCAAGGCCCCCACCCTGTGTTGATTCTAACAACATTTGCAGATCAGCAGAGATGTTCCAACTCTTCTTCCTGTGTTTCTCTTTGGGGATCATTGCCATTGGAGATGGTGCAATCAAATCCTCATCTTTAGCATTTGGTTCGGATCAGTTGAAACGGGAAGTATATCAAGGAAATGCGTGTGCAATGGAGAGCTACTTCAGCTGGTACTATGCTATGTGCAGTTTGTCTGTCCTGGTTGCTCTCACGTGTCTTGTTTATATCCAAGTCAACATGGGGTGGGCTTTAGGTTTTGGAGCCCTCGTTTTGCTAATGTTGTTTTCAACTCTTGTAATTTATTTGGGTACTCCATTCTACGTGAAGTTGAAGCCTAAATCGAGTTTAATCACTGGCCTTCTTCAAGTGATTGTAACCTCTTATAGAAAGAGAGGTCTCAAATTGTCGTCACTGAGTGCAGATATACTATATTATCAGAAAAAAGGGTCAGCCATAGTTCTTCCAAGTGAAAAACTAAG GTTTCTGAATAAAGCTTGCATTGTACAAGATTCTCAGCTAGATTTGAGCCCAGATGGAGAAGCCATAGATCCTTGGCGCCTTTGCACTGTAGATCAAGTAGAAGAGCTGAAAGCATTAATCAAAGTTGTTCAAATCTGGTTGACGGGAGTTGTAATGTCCATAAATATAAGCCAGAACTCTTTCCCAGTTCTTCAAGCGACTACCATGGATCGACATATTGGTTCCAGCTTTGAAATCCCAGCTGGCTCCTTTGGCATCTTTGGTGTCATCTCTGCTATACTTTGGATTCTCCTCTACGATTCTTTGATTCTTCCCATAGCATCAAAATTGACTGGAAAACCTGCTCATTTCAGCACAAAAGAGAGAATGGGGTTTggtttatttctttctttcttgtcaGTCTTAGTGGTGGCAGCTGTAGAATGTGTCCGGAGAAGTATCGCAATCAAGGAGGGCTACTCAGATGATCCACAAGGCGTGATCCCTATGTCAGCAATGTGGCTACTTCCCCAGAATTCCCTTGCTGGCTTTGCAGGGGCCCTGCACGCCATTGGCCAAAACGAATTTTATATTTCAGAATTTCCTAGAAGCATGTCAAGTGTAGCTTCTGCTCTATTAGGAGTTGGTACGGGAGTGGGAAGCTTACTAGCTAGCTTTTTAATGAGTACCATCGACGACTTGACTAAAAGAGGAGGGCACGAGAGTTGGATATCAAGCAATATAAACAAGGGCCATTATGACTACTATTATTTGGTTCTTGCAGGATTTAGTCTGGTTAACATACTGTGTTATATTGTTTGTAGTAGAGCTTATGGTCCCTGCAAAGGAGAGGAAAGAGAGGTTATGGAAGAAGAGAAGCCATGA
- the LOC132604207 gene encoding protein NRT1/ PTR FAMILY 1.2-like isoform X2, with translation MLLKLRRVASEPCLSSLGMFLFWLTSVIPQARPPPCVDSNNICRSAEMFQLFFLCFSLGIIAIGDGAIKSSSLAFGSDQLKREVYQGNACAMESYFSWYYAMCSLSVLVALTCLVYIQVNMGWALGFGALVLLMLFSTLVIYLGTPFYVKLKPKSSLITGLLQVIVTSYRKRGLKLSSLSADILYYQKKGSAIVLPSEKLRFLNKACIVQDSQLDLSPDGEAIDPWRLCTVDQVEELKALIKVVQIWLTGVVMSINISQNSFPVLQATTMDRHIGSSFEIPAGSFGIFGVISAILWILLYDSLILPIASKLTGKPAHFSTKERMGFGLFLSFLSVLVVAAVECVRRSIAIKEGYSDDPQGVIPMSAMWLLPQNSLAGFAGALHAIGQNEFYISEFPRSMSSVASALLGVGTGVGSLLASFLMSTIDDLTKRGGHESWISSNINKGHYDYYYLVLAGFSLVNILCYIVCSRAYGPCKGEEREVMEEEKP, from the exons ATGCTTCTGAAACTCAGAAGGGTGGCTTCAGAACCATGCCTTTCATCCTTG GGGATGTTTCTGTTTTGGCTGACATCAGTGATTCCGCAAGCAAGGCCCCCACCCTGTGTTGATTCTAACAACATTTGCAGATCAGCAGAGATGTTCCAACTCTTCTTCCTGTGTTTCTCTTTGGGGATCATTGCCATTGGAGATGGTGCAATCAAATCCTCATCTTTAGCATTTGGTTCGGATCAGTTGAAACGGGAAGTATATCAAGGAAATGCGTGTGCAATGGAGAGCTACTTCAGCTGGTACTATGCTATGTGCAGTTTGTCTGTCCTGGTTGCTCTCACGTGTCTTGTTTATATCCAAGTCAACATGGGGTGGGCTTTAGGTTTTGGAGCCCTCGTTTTGCTAATGTTGTTTTCAACTCTTGTAATTTATTTGGGTACTCCATTCTACGTGAAGTTGAAGCCTAAATCGAGTTTAATCACTGGCCTTCTTCAAGTGATTGTAACCTCTTATAGAAAGAGAGGTCTCAAATTGTCGTCACTGAGTGCAGATATACTATATTATCAGAAAAAAGGGTCAGCCATAGTTCTTCCAAGTGAAAAACTAAG GTTTCTGAATAAAGCTTGCATTGTACAAGATTCTCAGCTAGATTTGAGCCCAGATGGAGAAGCCATAGATCCTTGGCGCCTTTGCACTGTAGATCAAGTAGAAGAGCTGAAAGCATTAATCAAAGTTGTTCAAATCTGGTTGACGGGAGTTGTAATGTCCATAAATATAAGCCAGAACTCTTTCCCAGTTCTTCAAGCGACTACCATGGATCGACATATTGGTTCCAGCTTTGAAATCCCAGCTGGCTCCTTTGGCATCTTTGGTGTCATCTCTGCTATACTTTGGATTCTCCTCTACGATTCTTTGATTCTTCCCATAGCATCAAAATTGACTGGAAAACCTGCTCATTTCAGCACAAAAGAGAGAATGGGGTTTggtttatttctttctttcttgtcaGTCTTAGTGGTGGCAGCTGTAGAATGTGTCCGGAGAAGTATCGCAATCAAGGAGGGCTACTCAGATGATCCACAAGGCGTGATCCCTATGTCAGCAATGTGGCTACTTCCCCAGAATTCCCTTGCTGGCTTTGCAGGGGCCCTGCACGCCATTGGCCAAAACGAATTTTATATTTCAGAATTTCCTAGAAGCATGTCAAGTGTAGCTTCTGCTCTATTAGGAGTTGGTACGGGAGTGGGAAGCTTACTAGCTAGCTTTTTAATGAGTACCATCGACGACTTGACTAAAAGAGGAGGGCACGAGAGTTGGATATCAAGCAATATAAACAAGGGCCATTATGACTACTATTATTTGGTTCTTGCAGGATTTAGTCTGGTTAACATACTGTGTTATATTGTTTGTAGTAGAGCTTATGGTCCCTGCAAAGGAGAGGAAAGAGAGGTTATGGAAGAAGAGAAGCCATGA